A window of Conger conger chromosome 13, fConCon1.1, whole genome shotgun sequence contains these coding sequences:
- the LOC133107838 gene encoding calcium/calmodulin-dependent protein kinase kinase 1-like isoform X1: protein MSAGPDLDAERDSEHNAELADMVSAIAVSADGGAALKGPKNGARQRPRLSQRTLSLQEREAFQGPARLARRPTIESKRVSVSDAPDCVQLNQYKLKSEIGKGSYGVVKLAYNEEDDKYYAMKVVSKKKLVKQYGFPRRPPPRGAQTDQGDQAKVLGPLDRVYQEIAILKKLDHLNIVKLVEVLDDPADDNLHMAFELMQKGPVMEVPSESPFVEEQTRFYFRDIVLGIEYLHYQKIIHRDIKPSNLLLGDDGHVKIADFGVSNVFEGSDAFLSGTAGTPAFMAPETLTDDYKIFSGKALDVWAMGVTLYCFVFGKCPFIDEYILALHNKIRSQPVEFPETPALSEDLKALILRMLEKDPALRITIPEIKVHPWVTQDGSDPLPLEEEHCTVVEVTEEEVLNSVKLVPSLSAVILVKSMLRKRSFGNPFECFGKTERSMSAPGNLLMDLRHFRSSLRKGSSGDGSREGELEDLQEDEAFQS, encoded by the exons ATGAGCGCCGGTCCGGACCTGGACGCGGAGCGGGACTCCGAGCACAACGCCGAGTTGGCCGACATGGTGTCGGCGATCGCCGTGTCGGCCGACGGGGGGGCCGCGCTCAAAGGGCCGAAGAACGGCGCGCGGCAGCGACCGCGGCTCTCCCAGCGCACGCTGTCCCTGCAGGAGCGCGAGGCCTTCCAGGGCCCCGCCCGGCTGGCCCGCAGGCCCACCATCGAGTCCAAGCGCGTGTCCGTCTCCGATGCCCCG GACTGTGTCCAGCTGAACCAGTACAAGCTGAAGAGTGAAATTGGAAAG GGTTCCTATGGGGTGGTGAAGCTGGCCTATAATGAAGAGGATGACAAGTATTAT GCAATGAAAGTTGTTTCCAAGAAGAAGTTGGTGAAACAGTATGGATTTCCAC GCAGGCCGCCACCTCGTGGAGCCCAAACTGATCAGGGGGACCAGGCCAAAGTTCTGGGTCCTTTGGACAGGGTCTACCAAGAGATCGCCATCTTAAAGAAACTGGACCACCTCAACATTGTCAAGCTTGTGGAG GTTCTGGATGACCCTGCAGATGATAACCTTCACATGG CATTTGAATTGATGCAGAAAGG CCCGGTGATGGAGGTTCCTTCTGAAAGCCCTTTTGTAGAGGAACAGACCCGCTTCTACTTCAGAGACATTGTCCTGGGCATTGAGTACT TGCACTATCAGAAGATCATCCACCGTGACATCAAGCCCTCCAACCTGCTGCTGGGAGACGACGGGCACGTGAAGATCGCCGACTTCGGGGTGAGCAACGTGTTCGAGGGCAGCGACGCCTTCCTGTCCGGAACGGCCGGGACGCCCGCCTTCATGGCCCCCGAAACTCTGACCGACGACTACAAGATCTTCAGCGGGAAG GCCCTGGATGTGTGGGCGATGGGCGTCACGCTGTACTGTTTTGTGTTTGGAAAG TGCCCTTTTATTGATGAGTACATCCTGGCTCTGCACAATAAGATCAGGAGTCAGCCTGTGGAGTTTCCTGAGAC TCCAGCCCTCAGTGAAGATCTGAAAGCGCTGATCCTGAGAATGCTGGAGAAGGACCCGGCACTGAGGATCACCATTCCTGAGATCAAG GTCCATCCGTGGGTGACGCAGGACGGCTCCGACCCCCTGCCCCTGGAGGAGGAGCACTGCACCGTTGTGGAGGtgacggaggaggaggtgctgaaCTCCGTCAAGCTGGTTCCCAGCCTGTCCGCCGTG ATCTTGGTGAAGTCCATGCTGAGGAAGCGGTCCTTTGGCAACCCCTTTGAGTGTTTTGGAAAGACTGAGAGGTCCATGTCCGCCCCAGGAAATCTTCTTAT GGACTTGCGGCACTTCCGCTCCTCACTAAG gaAAGGCAGCAGTGGAGatgggagcagagagggagagctggagGACCTGCAGGAAGATGAGGCTTTCCAGTCCTGA
- the mrpl28 gene encoding 39S ribosomal protein L28, mitochondrial isoform X1, which translates to MPLHKYPPRIWEMLKMKQGIYARLPQHYLRSLQPPPPTPVHWRPLGVKYRLNPKTKVRERVEDVPIPIYYPPESQKGLWGGEGWVTGFVYANGDKLCPRVKKCWKPQLFLRQLYSEILDHKFDITVTSRTLDLIDAAYGFDFYILKTPKQDLNSKLGMDIKRALLLRLARWNTELYPDDPARRDMVYNKYKKFLIPEEEAEWVGLSLEEAVEKQRLLEYKEPTPKFVSCMENLVQELAVQKLSEPQVVEK; encoded by the exons ATGCCTCTACACAAGTACCCTCCGCGGATCTGGGAAATGTTGAAGATGAAGCAGGGCATCTATGCTCGACTGCCCCAGCACTATCTGCGATCGCTTCAGCCGCCCCCACCGACCCCAGTCCACTGGAGGCCTCTAGGGGTGAAATACAGGCTCAACCCTAAAACTAAAGTCAGAGAGCGCGTTGAGGACGTCCCTATCCCAATCTACTACCCACCAGAATCTCAAAAGGGGCTTTGGGGAGGAGAAGGCTGGGTGACGGGATTCGTATATGCCAACGGCGATAAG CTGTGTCCTCGTGTGAAGAAGTGCTGGAAGCcacagctgtttctcagacagCTGTACAGTGAGATCCTGGATCATAAGTTCGACATCACCGTCACTTCCCGAACCCTGGACCTCATCGATGCTGCCTACGGCTTTGACTTCTACATCCTCAAG ACTCCAAAGCAGGACCTGAACTCCAAACTGGGGATGGACATAAAACGGGCCCTTCTGCTCCGCCTGGCTCGCTGGAACACAGAGCTCTACCCAGATGACCCCGCCCGCAGGGACATGGTCTACAACAAGTATAAG AAGTTTCTGATCCCTGAAGAAGAGGCTGAATGGGTGGGACTGAGCCTGGAGGAGGCTGTGGAGAAACAGAGACTCCTGGAGTACAAG GAGCCAACGCCCAAGTTCGTATCCTGCATGGAGAACCTGGTGCAGGAACTGGCTGTCCAGAAGCTGTCCGAACCCCAGGTGGTGGAGAAGTGA
- the LOC133107838 gene encoding calcium/calmodulin-dependent protein kinase kinase 1-like isoform X2 codes for MSAGPDLDAERDSEHNAELADMVSAIAVSADGGAALKGPKNGARQRPRLSQRTLSLQEREAFQGPARLARRPTIESKRVSVSDAPDCVQLNQYKLKSEIGKGSYGVVKLAYNEEDDKYYAMKVVSKKKLVKQYGFPRRPPPRGAQTDQGDQAKVLGPLDRVYQEIAILKKLDHLNIVKLVEVLDDPADDNLHMAFELMQKGPVMEVPSESPFVEEQTRFYFRDIVLGIEYLHYQKIIHRDIKPSNLLLGDDGHVKIADFGVSNVFEGSDAFLSGTAGTPAFMAPETLTDDYKIFSGKALDVWAMGVTLYCFVFGKCPFIDEYILALHNKIRSQPVEFPETPALSEDLKALILRMLEKDPALRITIPEIKVHPWVTQDGSDPLPLEEEHCTVVEVTEEEVLNSVKLVPSLSAVILVKSMLRKRSFGNPFECFGKTERSMSAPGNLLMKGSSGDGSREGELEDLQEDEAFQS; via the exons ATGAGCGCCGGTCCGGACCTGGACGCGGAGCGGGACTCCGAGCACAACGCCGAGTTGGCCGACATGGTGTCGGCGATCGCCGTGTCGGCCGACGGGGGGGCCGCGCTCAAAGGGCCGAAGAACGGCGCGCGGCAGCGACCGCGGCTCTCCCAGCGCACGCTGTCCCTGCAGGAGCGCGAGGCCTTCCAGGGCCCCGCCCGGCTGGCCCGCAGGCCCACCATCGAGTCCAAGCGCGTGTCCGTCTCCGATGCCCCG GACTGTGTCCAGCTGAACCAGTACAAGCTGAAGAGTGAAATTGGAAAG GGTTCCTATGGGGTGGTGAAGCTGGCCTATAATGAAGAGGATGACAAGTATTAT GCAATGAAAGTTGTTTCCAAGAAGAAGTTGGTGAAACAGTATGGATTTCCAC GCAGGCCGCCACCTCGTGGAGCCCAAACTGATCAGGGGGACCAGGCCAAAGTTCTGGGTCCTTTGGACAGGGTCTACCAAGAGATCGCCATCTTAAAGAAACTGGACCACCTCAACATTGTCAAGCTTGTGGAG GTTCTGGATGACCCTGCAGATGATAACCTTCACATGG CATTTGAATTGATGCAGAAAGG CCCGGTGATGGAGGTTCCTTCTGAAAGCCCTTTTGTAGAGGAACAGACCCGCTTCTACTTCAGAGACATTGTCCTGGGCATTGAGTACT TGCACTATCAGAAGATCATCCACCGTGACATCAAGCCCTCCAACCTGCTGCTGGGAGACGACGGGCACGTGAAGATCGCCGACTTCGGGGTGAGCAACGTGTTCGAGGGCAGCGACGCCTTCCTGTCCGGAACGGCCGGGACGCCCGCCTTCATGGCCCCCGAAACTCTGACCGACGACTACAAGATCTTCAGCGGGAAG GCCCTGGATGTGTGGGCGATGGGCGTCACGCTGTACTGTTTTGTGTTTGGAAAG TGCCCTTTTATTGATGAGTACATCCTGGCTCTGCACAATAAGATCAGGAGTCAGCCTGTGGAGTTTCCTGAGAC TCCAGCCCTCAGTGAAGATCTGAAAGCGCTGATCCTGAGAATGCTGGAGAAGGACCCGGCACTGAGGATCACCATTCCTGAGATCAAG GTCCATCCGTGGGTGACGCAGGACGGCTCCGACCCCCTGCCCCTGGAGGAGGAGCACTGCACCGTTGTGGAGGtgacggaggaggaggtgctgaaCTCCGTCAAGCTGGTTCCCAGCCTGTCCGCCGTG ATCTTGGTGAAGTCCATGCTGAGGAAGCGGTCCTTTGGCAACCCCTTTGAGTGTTTTGGAAAGACTGAGAGGTCCATGTCCGCCCCAGGAAATCTTCTTAT gaAAGGCAGCAGTGGAGatgggagcagagagggagagctggagGACCTGCAGGAAGATGAGGCTTTCCAGTCCTGA
- the LOC133108452 gene encoding solute carrier family 25 member 36-A-like produces MFERDTLVHLFAGGSGGTIGAILTCPLEVVKTRLQSSSVSLFVSEVQHSSVHGAKSKRVTPGPLRCLKLILEKEGPRSLFKGLGPNLVGVAPSRAIYFGAYSYSKEKLSTVLEPDSTPVHMFSAALAGFCAITATNPIWLIKTRLQLDTRSRGEQRMSVAECIRRVYRADGLRGFYRGMSASYAGISETVVHFVIYENIKLKMMEARGTANMDNDNQAVKGASDFARLMVAAATSKTFATVLAYPHEVIRTRLREEGNKYRFFSQTVSLLWKEEGGQALYRGLTTHLLRQIPNTAIVMCSYEIVVYMLNG; encoded by the exons ATGTTTGAGAGAGATACCCTGGttcatctgtttgctggagg GAGTGGGGGTACGATAGGGGCCATCCTGACCTGTCCCCTGGAGGTGGTGAAGACCAGACTGCAGTCTTCCTCAGTGTCTCTCTTCGTCTCTGAAGTGCAGCACAGCTCTGTTCATGGAGCCAAAAGCAAACGCGTAACCCCTGGACCCCTGCGCTGCCTAAA GTTAATCCTCGAAAAAGAGGGGCCACGTTCCTTATTCAAGGGCTTAGGGCCAAACCTGGTGGGCGTGGCTCCGTCCAG GGCGATATACTTTGGTGCGTACTCCTACTCTAAAGAGAAGCTGAGTACCGTACTGGAACCCGACTCCACACCGGTGCACATGTTCTCTGCAGCTCTGGCAG GTTTCTGTGCCATCACTGCGACCAATCCCATCTGGCTGATTAAAACCCGCCTACAGCTGGATACCAG gagccgaggggaacaGCGGATGAGTGTGGCTGAGTGCATCCGGCGAGTTTACCGGGCGGACGGTCTCCGTGGCTTCTACAGGGGCATGTCCGCCTCGTATGCGGGAATATCGGAGACGGTGGTCCACTTTGTCATATACGAGAACATCAAGCTGAAAATGATGGAGGCTCGGGGCACCGCTAACATGGACAACGACAACCAGGCGGTTAAAGGCGCTTCGGACTTCGCGAGACTGATGGTGGCCGCTGCCACGTCCAAGACTTTTGCCACCGTTCTGGCCTACCCCCACG AAGTAATCCGCACAAGGCTACGAGAGGAAGGAAACAAATACCGCTTCTTCTCCCAGACCGTCTCCCTGCTATGGAAGGAGGAGGGAGGCCAAGCACTCTACCGCGGGCTGACCACTCACCTCCTGCGACAGATCCCCAACACCGCCATTGTGATGTGCTCCTACGAGATAGTGGTCTACATGCTCAATGGCTAA
- the mrpl28 gene encoding 39S ribosomal protein L28, mitochondrial isoform X2: MPLHKYPPRIWEMLKMKQGIYARLPQHYLRSLQPPPPTPVHWRPLGVKYRLNPKTKVRERVEDVPIPIYYPPESQKGLWGGEGWVTGFVYANGDKLCPRVKKCWKPQLFLRQLYSEILDHKFDITVTSRTLDLIDAAYGFDFYILKTPKQDLNSKLGMDIKRALLLRLARWNTELYPDDPARRDMVYNKYKFLIPEEEAEWVGLSLEEAVEKQRLLEYKEPTPKFVSCMENLVQELAVQKLSEPQVVEK, translated from the exons ATGCCTCTACACAAGTACCCTCCGCGGATCTGGGAAATGTTGAAGATGAAGCAGGGCATCTATGCTCGACTGCCCCAGCACTATCTGCGATCGCTTCAGCCGCCCCCACCGACCCCAGTCCACTGGAGGCCTCTAGGGGTGAAATACAGGCTCAACCCTAAAACTAAAGTCAGAGAGCGCGTTGAGGACGTCCCTATCCCAATCTACTACCCACCAGAATCTCAAAAGGGGCTTTGGGGAGGAGAAGGCTGGGTGACGGGATTCGTATATGCCAACGGCGATAAG CTGTGTCCTCGTGTGAAGAAGTGCTGGAAGCcacagctgtttctcagacagCTGTACAGTGAGATCCTGGATCATAAGTTCGACATCACCGTCACTTCCCGAACCCTGGACCTCATCGATGCTGCCTACGGCTTTGACTTCTACATCCTCAAG ACTCCAAAGCAGGACCTGAACTCCAAACTGGGGATGGACATAAAACGGGCCCTTCTGCTCCGCCTGGCTCGCTGGAACACAGAGCTCTACCCAGATGACCCCGCCCGCAGGGACATGGTCTACAACAAGTATAAG TTTCTGATCCCTGAAGAAGAGGCTGAATGGGTGGGACTGAGCCTGGAGGAGGCTGTGGAGAAACAGAGACTCCTGGAGTACAAG GAGCCAACGCCCAAGTTCGTATCCTGCATGGAGAACCTGGTGCAGGAACTGGCTGTCCAGAAGCTGTCCGAACCCCAGGTGGTGGAGAAGTGA